Below is a genomic region from Candidatus Eremiobacteraceae bacterium.
TGGGCGGCATCCATCACCGCGACCGCTTCGCGAAGACACTGGCGTTCGATTGAGAACGCGACTGGATTCGCATAAACTTCCCGCGGCGTCATGTCCAACACGGCGCAGACCGCGTTTGCCACAAGGTTGATCAACAGCTTCGACCATTTCAGCGCGCGCCAATCGCTCGCGGCGCGCACGCTGAGCCCCGTTCGTTCGAAAACAGCGAGCAGCCAATTGTTCGCGTTTGCGCCGACCGGCGCTAACGAAAGTCCGCCAGTTAAGGGCGCGGCGACCGTGGCTTCGTCCAATCTTTCCACCGGTACGGTCAACGCGCCCGCGACGATTCTATCCAAGCCTAACACCGCCGCAAGAGCGTCTTCGTTGCCAATGCCGTTTTGCACGGTGAGGATCGTCGAATCTTTACACGCGGCGATCGCCGCGATCGAGCGCGCGGCCTCATCGGTGGCGTAGGCTTTGACCGCGACGATGACGAGTTCGAAGGGCTCCGCGAGCAATGGGTCTGAAGGATCGGCAGCGGCCCGAATTCCCACTGGCCATTCCTGTTCGCCGGCGCGCAGCGTGACGCCGCGCTCGTTGAGCACCTCGAGCGCACTCGCGCGCGCAAGCAAAACAACTTCGTCTCCCGCCAGGCGAAGACGCGCGGCGAGATATTGCCCGACCGCTCCCGCGCCGACCACGAGACAGCGCATGCCGCTCTACGCTCCTGTCGAGCCGAATCCGCCCGTGGCGCGCGGCGTCGCCTCGAGTTCGTCGACGGCATAAAACGCGGCGCGTTCGACGCGCGCAATCACCAATTGTGCGATGCGAGCGCCGCGCCGGACGGTGTATGACTCGCGGCCATGATTGATCAAAATGACGCCGACGGGTCCGCGATAATCTGCGTCGATGGTGCCGGGTGCATTCAAGCAGGTCACGCCGTGGCGCAACGCGAGACCGCTGCGCGGCCGAATTTGCGCCTCCACACCTATTGGCAGGGCGATCGAAAAACCGGCTGGTACCAGCGCGCGGTCGCCCGGCTCGAGCACGACGTCATCTTGCACAGCCGCGAACAGATCGCAGCCGGCGGCGTCATCGGTCATGTATGCCGGCAGCGGCATACCTACGCCGTCGGGCGTCATGCAGATCTGGATTTCGATCTCGCTGCGCGCGCTGCTCATTCGCCGCTGCCGGCCAATTCAGCG
It encodes:
- a CDS encoding 2-dehydropantoate 2-reductase, which translates into the protein MRCLVVGAGAVGQYLAARLRLAGDEVVLLARASALEVLNERGVTLRAGEQEWPVGIRAAADPSDPLLAEPFELVIVAVKAYATDEAARSIAAIAACKDSTILTVQNGIGNEDALAAVLGLDRIVAGALTVPVERLDEATVAAPLTGGLSLAPVGANANNWLLAVFERTGLSVRAASDWRALKWSKLLINLVANAVCAVLDMTPREVYANPVAFSIERQCLREAVAVMDAAHLSAVPLVGFPAPQFAWAIRILPAALLHLLMAGRAGNARGDKLPSLLIDARAGRQQTEVRWLNGAVADRAIPAGLAAPANATVTRVLTGFANGSIERSSYRGRPEKLAAEIATVK
- the dut gene encoding dUTP diphosphatase gives rise to the protein MSSARSEIEIQICMTPDGVGMPLPAYMTDDAAGCDLFAAVQDDVVLEPGDRALVPAGFSIALPIGVEAQIRPRSGLALRHGVTCLNAPGTIDADYRGPVGVILINHGRESYTVRRGARIAQLVIARVERAAFYAVDELEATPRATGGFGSTGA